One region of Nitrospinaceae bacterium genomic DNA includes:
- the flgB gene encoding flagellar basal body rod protein FlgB has product MLIDRLLFSDTVPAMMKKSLDFNSTRHLLISNNISQMDTPGYKAHDVDFKSQLREAVGSKSQLNLRTTHENHYGPGMAAVKGITPLPYEQDHLAKSNGNNVNIDYEMAKLAENQIDFNAVTQFMMKRGSTVRSAVTELPQQ; this is encoded by the coding sequence ATGCTGATCGACCGATTGTTATTTTCCGATACCGTTCCAGCGATGATGAAAAAGAGCCTGGACTTTAACTCCACCCGGCATCTGCTCATTTCCAACAATATTTCGCAGATGGACACACCCGGTTACAAGGCGCACGATGTCGATTTTAAAAGCCAGTTGCGGGAAGCCGTGGGAAGCAAGTCCCAACTCAATTTGCGCACGACGCACGAGAACCACTACGGGCCTGGGATGGCGGCGGTCAAGGGGATCACGCCGCTTCCTTATGAGCAGGATCATCTGGCCAAATCGAACGGCAACAATGTGAACATCGACTATGAAATGGCAAAACTGGCGGAAAACCAGATCGACTTCAATGCCGTGACGCAATTCATGATGAAGCGCGGATCAACCGTTAGAAGCGCCGTGACCGAACTGCCACAGCAATAA
- the fabH gene encoding 3-oxoacyl-ACP synthase III: MLFNNVCIEALAYHLPKNVVTSEDLENQMAPLYERLKLPAGRLELMSGIRERRFWDKGVFPSEVGTLAGEKTLEKSGFDRSQIGCLINASVCRDFLEPATASVVHHNLRLPRESQVFDISNACLGVLNGMVHVAGMIELGHIQAGLVVAGENGGPLVQNTIETLIADSTMTRKEVKTSFASLTIGSAAVAVLLTHQKLSQSGHRLLGGVSCAATEFNNLCRGNDDSGGGSNWSPLMDTDAETLMQEGCSLAGKTWGSFKDTLKWENEDVDRVFCHQVGTMHRKLLYETIGLSLEKDFSTLEILGNTGAASLPTTLAMGEEKGALQSGNKAALLGIGSGLNCLMLGVEW; this comes from the coding sequence ATGTTATTTAATAACGTATGCATCGAAGCATTGGCTTACCATCTGCCCAAAAATGTGGTCACCTCCGAAGACCTGGAAAACCAGATGGCCCCCCTTTATGAAAGGCTGAAGCTTCCAGCCGGCAGGTTGGAACTGATGAGCGGAATCCGCGAGCGCAGGTTTTGGGATAAAGGAGTGTTCCCAAGCGAAGTCGGTACTCTGGCCGGAGAGAAAACCCTTGAGAAATCCGGGTTCGATCGTTCCCAAATCGGTTGTCTGATCAACGCTTCCGTTTGCCGGGATTTTTTAGAACCCGCCACCGCTTCCGTGGTCCATCACAATTTGCGTCTGCCCAGGGAGTCACAGGTGTTCGATATTTCAAACGCCTGTTTAGGCGTTTTGAACGGAATGGTGCATGTGGCCGGCATGATTGAACTCGGCCACATTCAGGCGGGATTGGTGGTGGCCGGGGAGAATGGAGGTCCCCTGGTACAGAACACCATCGAAACTCTGATAGCCGACTCGACAATGACCCGCAAAGAGGTTAAAACGTCCTTTGCTTCTTTGACCATTGGCTCGGCGGCCGTTGCGGTATTGTTGACGCATCAAAAATTATCGCAATCGGGACATCGTCTTCTGGGAGGCGTTTCCTGCGCTGCCACCGAGTTCAATAACCTGTGCCGGGGAAACGATGACAGCGGCGGCGGTTCCAACTGGTCTCCGTTGATGGATACCGATGCGGAAACATTGATGCAGGAAGGCTGTTCCCTGGCCGGAAAAACCTGGGGCAGTTTTAAAGATACTTTGAAGTGGGAAAATGAAGATGTGGACCGGGTTTTTTGTCATCAGGTCGGAACAATGCACCGAAAACTTCTTTATGAGACGATCGGTCTGAGTTTGGAAAAAGATTTTTCCACCCTTGAAATTCTCGGAAACACCGGTGCGGCCTCACTTCCCACGACCCTGGCGATGGGCGAAGAGAAGGGCGCCTTGCAGTCTGGAAACAAAGCGGCTCTTTTAGGCATTGGCAGCGGGCTCAACTGCCTCATGCTGGGCGTTGAGTGGTGA
- a CDS encoding hypothetical protein (frameshifted, deletion at around 1241098) yields MSEETTLHFFYGKMAAGKSTLARKLAEENKAISLVEDEWLSQLFPDEIATFSDYIKYAPRLQKVY; encoded by the coding sequence ATGAGCGAAGAAACAACATTGCACTTTTTCTACGGGAAAATGGCGGCTGGGAAATCCACTCTGGCTAGAAAATTAGCCGAGGAAAATAAGGCGATTTCACTTGTTGAGGATGAATGGCTTTCACAGCTCTTTCCAGATGAAATTGCGACTTTTTCTGATTACATAAAATATGCTCCCCGCTTGCAAAAAGTATATTAA
- a CDS encoding transcriptional regulator, whose protein sequence is MSASLIHEYIERISQLLRSETRQAGADYDLQPIQLSALDFLSRANRYSNTPQGVTEYLGLTKGTVSQTLMALERKGFIQKSPDKKDGRIVHLNVTKMGRKLLGEALPAQTVLRAWEDVPETKQNQLIDGLQQLLQKMQQLNGMKPFGQCRTCRYNRKKSEGKFFCELTQENLSKTDVTLICREFKSSEEIGVAQGNK, encoded by the coding sequence ATGAGCGCTTCCCTAATACACGAATATATCGAGCGAATATCCCAACTGCTTCGCTCAGAGACCCGCCAGGCGGGGGCGGATTACGACCTTCAGCCCATACAGCTGAGCGCCCTGGATTTTCTGAGTCGCGCCAATCGCTACTCAAACACCCCTCAGGGAGTGACGGAATATTTAGGCCTGACCAAGGGAACGGTGTCGCAAACCCTCATGGCCCTGGAAAGAAAAGGGTTCATCCAGAAAAGTCCCGATAAAAAAGATGGCAGGATCGTGCATCTAAATGTGACGAAGATGGGAAGGAAGCTATTAGGAGAGGCTCTGCCCGCTCAGACGGTGCTGAGGGCCTGGGAAGATGTGCCAGAAACAAAGCAGAATCAATTGATCGATGGGCTTCAGCAACTGCTGCAGAAGATGCAGCAGTTAAACGGAATGAAGCCCTTTGGACAGTGCCGGACCTGCCGCTACAACCGTAAAAAGAGTGAAGGGAAATTCTTCTGCGAACTGACTCAAGAAAATTTGAGCAAGACGGATGTCACGTTAATTTGCCGGGAGTTTAAGAGTTCAGAGGAAATAGGGGTCGCACAAGGAAATAAATGA
- a CDS encoding Fis family transcriptional regulator: protein MSELEKLRQTLQKFGKENLSDILHYTATGLKNRFRCKMVRIYLEDLYEGMLICQYVTGQNQPEEQRITQFISPKASIMSQAFIENQVLLSWNLPGGSAKFRNPFEKISGIKASAVFPISHQLRPFGTLSLDWGEDGEFLSESDIWEITSFLAENSATMERAKRFHQQISFSKHLDLARKKEAAWRLVRSAVNLLDDLTLASVWVPSSTQNPRTKSSKPSDKVEVLAVFSKQKKDALVYSNKDQISILSDDSLLNLTVKYDPALGLVVRDRKLESVYIEDVMAEKFARKQVAEEIALVSLYQFLVFNKKNGQFLCAVNYYTSRAYQFSEFEKMLLKEHASMVEKLILEDSPERIEIQVLGEIEELLSSEENSLQTFLHKILDKTSELIGADSGTISVLNIIEGKPWLVVEDAEGKPIGAKSRGWMKSRIPPLPVGAGELTASMKSMTGHCAHLARPILVNDINEERQTQGFYKNLSPAIRSELAVPIIYGNNVLGVINQDSFRKNNFNEEHKRILQIIASLISRQFHNLKQIEDLRQEITQLRQDIEYRDPKVSSYYFGNVIGKSDKIHALVDQINIVVESICNRMIHWISGEQHEALPGLPCLLLSGETGTGKEFFFSNIYSRLTEIFQNAKGPNYKIPVRKTNIAAYSGDLTYSELFGHKKGAFTGAEFNRQGILEEANNGVVFLDEIGDADPKTQVQLLRFLDTGVFLRLGENQPRYSKIFLIAATNKDLKEEIKQGRFREDLYHRLNALSFRIPSLHERVEDIEDLATHFLGILFSTYLKDAAEGSPPQLEKDAIEHLKNYSYPGNVRELKNILLRAMLFRKTPRIQKADIMAACQTQPLEVSPATELDPDRSVETLLNRLESGEEDFWSGIHRPFRENHLTRETVKSLILAAKSRYQTNLPGLAVKLNVCGKDFQTDRDERKKFISFKNFIYKTVKISSN from the coding sequence ATGAGCGAACTTGAAAAATTGCGCCAGACCTTGCAGAAATTCGGCAAGGAAAATCTCTCCGACATTCTGCACTACACCGCCACCGGCCTCAAGAACCGCTTTCGGTGCAAAATGGTGCGCATTTACCTGGAAGATCTTTACGAAGGGATGCTTATCTGTCAATACGTGACCGGCCAGAACCAACCGGAGGAGCAACGCATCACTCAGTTCATATCCCCCAAGGCATCGATCATGTCGCAGGCCTTCATCGAAAACCAGGTCTTGCTTTCCTGGAACCTGCCAGGGGGATCCGCCAAATTCAGAAATCCCTTTGAAAAAATATCCGGGATCAAAGCCTCGGCGGTGTTTCCGATCTCCCATCAACTGCGCCCGTTTGGAACCTTGAGTCTCGACTGGGGTGAAGACGGCGAGTTTTTGTCGGAATCGGATATCTGGGAGATCACTTCTTTTCTGGCGGAAAACAGTGCAACCATGGAGCGGGCCAAGCGGTTCCATCAGCAGATCTCCTTTTCCAAGCACCTCGACCTTGCACGGAAAAAAGAAGCCGCCTGGCGACTGGTGCGCTCGGCGGTGAACCTTCTGGACGATCTCACCCTGGCATCGGTGTGGGTTCCTTCTTCCACTCAAAATCCAAGAACAAAATCATCCAAACCTTCCGACAAAGTAGAGGTGCTGGCGGTTTTTTCCAAGCAAAAAAAAGACGCTCTGGTTTACAGCAATAAGGATCAAATCAGCATCCTCAGCGACGACAGTCTGCTCAACCTGACAGTCAAATACGACCCGGCTCTGGGTCTGGTGGTCCGCGACCGCAAGCTGGAATCGGTTTATATTGAGGACGTCATGGCGGAAAAATTTGCCCGCAAGCAGGTCGCCGAAGAAATCGCCCTGGTTTCCCTGTACCAGTTTCTGGTTTTCAATAAAAAAAACGGGCAGTTTTTGTGCGCGGTCAACTATTACACCAGCCGTGCCTATCAATTCAGCGAATTTGAGAAAATGCTCTTGAAAGAGCACGCTTCCATGGTGGAAAAATTGATCCTGGAAGACAGCCCCGAGCGCATTGAAATTCAGGTTCTGGGGGAAATCGAGGAACTCCTCTCCAGCGAAGAAAATTCCCTGCAAACCTTTCTGCACAAAATTCTCGACAAGACTTCGGAATTGATCGGCGCCGATAGCGGAACGATATCCGTGTTAAATATCATTGAAGGGAAACCCTGGCTGGTGGTGGAGGATGCGGAAGGCAAACCGATCGGCGCCAAATCGCGTGGCTGGATGAAAAGCAGAATCCCTCCCCTGCCCGTTGGCGCGGGGGAACTCACTGCCAGCATGAAATCCATGACAGGTCATTGCGCTCATCTGGCGCGGCCCATTCTGGTCAACGACATCAACGAGGAGCGGCAAACTCAAGGATTCTATAAAAACCTGTCTCCCGCGATCCGGTCCGAACTGGCCGTCCCGATCATTTATGGCAACAACGTTCTTGGAGTGATCAATCAGGACAGTTTCAGGAAAAACAATTTCAATGAAGAACATAAACGCATTCTGCAAATCATCGCCAGCCTGATCAGCCGGCAATTCCACAACCTGAAGCAGATCGAAGACCTGCGCCAGGAAATCACACAACTCAGGCAGGACATCGAATACCGCGACCCGAAAGTATCTTCCTATTATTTTGGCAACGTGATCGGAAAAAGCGATAAGATTCATGCGTTGGTCGATCAAATCAACATTGTGGTGGAGTCGATCTGCAACCGCATGATCCACTGGATCTCAGGGGAGCAGCACGAGGCGCTTCCCGGTCTCCCCTGCCTGCTCCTCAGCGGCGAAACGGGAACCGGAAAGGAATTTTTCTTCAGCAACATTTATTCCCGGCTGACGGAAATCTTCCAAAATGCAAAAGGCCCGAATTACAAAATCCCGGTGAGAAAAACGAATATTGCCGCCTACAGCGGGGACCTCACTTACAGTGAACTGTTCGGCCATAAAAAAGGCGCGTTCACGGGAGCGGAATTCAACCGCCAGGGAATTCTGGAGGAAGCCAACAACGGAGTCGTCTTTCTGGATGAAATTGGCGATGCCGACCCGAAAACCCAGGTCCAACTCTTGCGGTTTCTCGATACCGGTGTCTTCCTGAGACTGGGTGAAAATCAGCCCCGGTATTCAAAAATATTTCTCATCGCGGCAACGAACAAGGACCTCAAGGAGGAAATCAAGCAAGGCCGGTTCCGGGAAGACTTGTACCACCGCTTGAACGCGCTGAGCTTTAGAATTCCCAGCCTTCACGAACGAGTCGAGGATATAGAGGACCTGGCCACGCACTTTCTTGGCATTCTTTTCAGCACATATTTAAAGGACGCCGCCGAGGGGTCGCCACCGCAGCTGGAAAAGGACGCCATTGAACATCTGAAAAATTACAGCTATCCCGGAAATGTCAGGGAACTAAAAAATATCCTGCTGAGAGCGATGCTTTTTAGAAAAACGCCCCGCATTCAGAAAGCCGACATCATGGCCGCTTGCCAGACTCAGCCGCTGGAAGTTTCACCTGCAACGGAATTGGACCCGGACCGGTCCGTGGAAACGCTACTCAACCGTTTGGAATCCGGAGAAGAAGATTTCTGGTCGGGCATTCACCGTCCGTTTCGGGAAAATCATCTGACCCGCGAAACGGTGAAGTCTCTCATTCTGGCGGCAAAATCCCGCTATCAAACCAACCTGCCGGGGCTTGCCGTAAAATTGAATGTCTGCGGCAAAGATTTTCAAACGGACCGCGATGAAAGAAAAAAATTCATCAGCTTCAAGAATTTCATCTATAAAACCGTAAAGATATCGTCTAACTAG
- the msbA gene encoding lipid A export permease/ATP-binding protein MsbA, producing the protein MSFTLYKRLFQYVRPYLSKLILAIFFSIIVGAIATSPVPLIQKTFDKIFVEKDMFMLTMIPLVLIGLYFIKGWLTYIQNLIIFGISWELVVSVREKLFAHIHRLPFQFFEANETGHLISRIINDVAVMQSTVTRMLKEIMQNGAMAIGLLAWLFYLKWQWAIIAIIIFPVMAFPVSNISRKLKKFSHKGQEILANVNSTILESFSGIKIVRAFNLESIEKDKFNRHSENFLGVMKKNVKYVEIVSPLLEFLGVLSAGVVLWYGGRQVLMGEVSQGTFIAFVVAMFMLYGPLRLLFKIYANIQISLAGAERVFSILDQEEEKSDEGTEILSEFKDRIEFRRVAFRYPSRDSMVLSDIDVVVKKSEVLAIVGMSGAGKTTLVDLLFRFFNVTSGEILIDGKDIREYRIDSLRQKLALVTQETFLFNDTIWNNIAFGKPGASKEEILQAAEAAHVDFFVKVMDDGYETVIGERGVKLSGGQRQRISIARAILRDAPILVLDEATSALDSESEKLVQDALHNLMEHRTTFVIAHRLSTIKHADRIIVLDKGRIAETGTHETLLSGSGLYQKYFEMQMFDVGDVLRDTKEMGEDVI; encoded by the coding sequence ATGTCCTTCACTCTGTACAAACGTCTATTTCAATATGTAAGACCCTACCTTTCCAAACTTATCCTGGCGATTTTCTTTTCCATCATCGTTGGGGCCATCGCGACGTCACCGGTTCCCCTGATTCAGAAAACCTTCGACAAAATTTTTGTCGAAAAGGACATGTTCATGCTGACCATGATTCCCCTGGTCCTGATTGGATTATATTTCATCAAGGGATGGTTGACGTACATTCAGAACCTGATCATTTTCGGAATTTCATGGGAACTTGTGGTTTCGGTTCGGGAAAAGTTATTTGCTCATATCCATCGATTGCCTTTCCAGTTTTTTGAAGCGAACGAAACGGGCCATCTTATTTCAAGAATCATCAATGATGTGGCCGTCATGCAGTCGACGGTCACCCGCATGTTGAAGGAAATCATGCAAAACGGCGCCATGGCCATTGGTTTGTTGGCCTGGCTGTTTTATTTGAAATGGCAATGGGCCATTATCGCGATCATCATTTTTCCCGTCATGGCTTTCCCGGTTTCCAATATTTCCAGAAAATTGAAAAAATTCAGCCATAAAGGACAGGAGATTCTGGCGAACGTCAATTCCACCATTCTGGAATCCTTCTCCGGAATAAAAATCGTTCGCGCGTTTAATCTGGAGTCCATTGAAAAAGATAAATTCAACCGCCACAGCGAAAATTTTCTCGGGGTGATGAAAAAAAACGTCAAGTACGTTGAAATCGTCTCGCCGCTTTTAGAATTTCTCGGCGTATTGAGCGCAGGGGTTGTTCTCTGGTACGGGGGCAGGCAGGTTCTAATGGGGGAGGTGAGCCAGGGGACGTTCATCGCCTTCGTTGTCGCCATGTTCATGCTTTACGGTCCGTTGCGGTTGTTGTTCAAGATCTATGCGAATATTCAAATTTCCCTGGCGGGCGCGGAGCGGGTATTTTCGATCCTGGATCAGGAGGAAGAAAAGTCCGACGAAGGCACAGAAATACTCAGTGAATTTAAAGATCGAATCGAGTTTCGCAGAGTGGCTTTTCGCTACCCGTCTCGAGACTCGATGGTGTTGAGCGATATTGATGTTGTCGTCAAAAAATCCGAGGTCCTAGCGATAGTGGGGATGAGCGGGGCAGGGAAAACCACTCTTGTCGATCTGTTGTTCCGTTTTTTTAATGTCACCTCTGGGGAAATCTTGATCGATGGAAAGGACATCCGGGAATATCGCATCGATTCCCTGCGTCAAAAACTGGCGTTGGTGACTCAGGAAACGTTTTTATTCAACGACACCATCTGGAATAACATCGCATTTGGAAAGCCCGGCGCTTCCAAAGAAGAAATTTTGCAAGCCGCGGAAGCCGCGCATGTGGATTTTTTTGTCAAGGTCATGGATGATGGCTACGAAACCGTGATCGGAGAGCGGGGCGTCAAACTTTCCGGCGGCCAGCGGCAAAGGATTTCGATTGCCAGGGCCATTTTGCGGGACGCGCCAATTCTGGTGCTTGACGAGGCCACCTCGGCCCTGGATTCAGAGTCGGAAAAACTGGTGCAGGATGCCTTACACAACCTCATGGAGCACCGAACCACATTCGTGATTGCACATCGCCTATCTACCATCAAGCACGCCGACCGCATCATCGTTCTGGATAAAGGGCGAATCGCCGAGACCGGCACCCATGAAACGCTTCTATCCGGCAGCGGTTTGTACCAGAAGTATTTTGAAATGCAGATGTTTGATGTGGGGGATGTATTGCGAGACACCAAGGAAATGGGGGAAGATGTTATTTAA
- the oleB gene encoding alpha/beta hydrolase produces the protein MVIRFQQFEDLYPFQPKSLSLGPLRYNYLDEGEGEPLLMLHGNPTWSFYYRNLVLGLRDEYRCVVPDHIGSGFSDKPLRYNYTLSQHIENLEALIDSLELKNITLVLHDWGGAIGMGFAVRHPEKIARIIVFNTAAFLSPHIPASINFCRLPVLGPIAVLLCNAFVRGAFARACVHRERLTQKVREGYLAPYNTYPNRIGILRFIQDIPMNPKIPSYPVVKTIQEKLDQFRDRPVMIVWGKQDFCFNDHFLKRWEEYFPDAEVHEVEDAGHYVVEDAHERIVPWMKDFLQKSA, from the coding sequence GTGGTGATTCGTTTCCAGCAATTCGAAGACCTTTATCCTTTTCAGCCGAAGTCATTGAGCCTCGGGCCACTCCGCTACAATTATCTGGACGAAGGAGAGGGCGAGCCGTTGTTGATGCTTCACGGCAATCCCACATGGTCCTTCTATTACCGTAACCTGGTTCTCGGTTTGCGGGATGAGTACCGCTGTGTCGTTCCGGATCATATCGGTAGCGGTTTTTCCGACAAACCCTTGCGATACAATTACACCCTGTCGCAGCACATCGAAAATTTAGAAGCTCTGATCGATTCCCTTGAACTGAAGAACATCACGCTGGTATTGCACGACTGGGGCGGAGCGATCGGGATGGGGTTTGCTGTCCGCCACCCGGAAAAGATTGCTCGAATTATTGTATTTAACACCGCCGCCTTTTTATCGCCTCATATTCCCGCCAGCATCAACTTTTGCCGGTTGCCTGTACTGGGTCCGATAGCGGTCCTTCTGTGTAATGCTTTCGTCCGGGGAGCATTCGCCCGTGCCTGTGTGCACCGGGAGCGTTTGACTCAAAAAGTCCGCGAGGGTTATCTGGCGCCGTACAACACCTATCCCAATCGGATCGGGATTTTGCGCTTCATTCAGGACATCCCCATGAACCCAAAAATTCCAAGCTATCCGGTTGTTAAAACGATTCAGGAAAAATTGGATCAGTTCCGTGACCGGCCCGTGATGATCGTCTGGGGCAAGCAGGATTTTTGTTTCAACGATCATTTTTTAAAACGTTGGGAGGAATATTTCCCCGATGCTGAAGTGCATGAGGTTGAGGATGCGGGGCATTACGTGGTGGAAGACGCGCATGAACGCATCGTCCCCTGGATGAAGGACTTTCTGCAAAAGTCTGCGTGA
- a CDS encoding hypothetical protein (frameshifted, deletion at around 1241098), with amino-acid sequence MVSLLSHGVSVVMDFPANTVGQREWFRGLYETANVPHTLHYLDVSNEVCKQQLRKRSRGKSEGSAFTTDAEFEAITKLFKPPSKNEGFNMFIHKHERV; translated from the coding sequence GTGGTTTCTCTGTTGTCTCACGGTGTTTCTGTTGTGATGGACTTCCCAGCAAATACTGTAGGTCAACGAGAATGGTTCCGTGGCCTCTATGAAACAGCAAATGTACCACATACCCTTCACTATCTAGACGTAAGCAACGAGGTTTGCAAGCAGCAACTAAGAAAAAGAAGCAGGGGAAAATCTGAAGGGAGTGCATTTACCACAGACGCTGAGTTTGAGGCAATCACAAAGCTTTTTAAGCCTCCTTCAAAAAATGAAGGTTTCAATATGTTTATACATAAACACGAGCGTGTCTAA
- the ahcY gene encoding adenosylhomocysteinase, whose protein sequence is MSTATAAEKFKVKDLSLADWGRQEMILAEKEMPGLMALRKKYGKSKPLKKARIAGSLHMTIQTAVLIETLTELGAEVRWASCNIFSTQDHAAAAIAKAGIPVFAWKGETEEEYWWCTGQTLLFDNDQGPNMILDDGGDLTYYVHKNHPELLAEIKGVTEETTTGVHNLYKMLKDGSLKLPAMNVNDSVTKSKFDNLYGCRESLADGIKRATDIMVAGKVVVVAGYGDVGKGCAKAMRDLGARVLVTEIDPICALQAAMEGYEVTTMEEGVKEGNIFVTTTGCKDIVTIGHMEAMKDDAIVCNIGHFDIEIQVEQLNQFAGIKKLEIKPQVDKYTFPDGHSIILLAEGRLVNLGCATGHPSFVMSNSFTNQVLAQIELYNKKYEVGVYTLPKSLDEEVARLHLEKLGVKLTTLTKEQADYLNIPVEGPYKPDMYRY, encoded by the coding sequence ATGTCCACAGCCACTGCCGCTGAAAAATTTAAAGTCAAAGATCTCTCTCTGGCGGATTGGGGCAGGCAGGAAATGATTCTTGCCGAAAAAGAGATGCCCGGTTTGATGGCCCTGCGTAAAAAATACGGAAAGTCCAAACCTCTGAAGAAAGCAAGAATCGCCGGGTCCCTGCACATGACCATTCAAACCGCCGTATTGATAGAGACCCTGACCGAGCTGGGAGCGGAAGTCCGTTGGGCATCCTGCAATATATTTTCTACTCAGGACCATGCGGCGGCGGCCATTGCCAAAGCTGGCATTCCTGTCTTCGCCTGGAAAGGAGAAACGGAGGAGGAGTATTGGTGGTGCACCGGGCAGACCCTGCTTTTCGACAACGACCAGGGTCCAAACATGATTTTAGACGACGGCGGCGATCTGACTTATTACGTTCACAAGAACCACCCGGAACTGCTCGCCGAAATCAAAGGGGTTACCGAGGAAACAACTACCGGCGTTCACAATCTTTACAAAATGCTCAAGGACGGATCGCTAAAACTTCCGGCCATGAACGTCAATGACTCGGTCACCAAATCCAAATTCGACAATCTCTACGGTTGCCGGGAATCATTGGCGGACGGCATTAAACGGGCCACCGACATCATGGTGGCCGGAAAAGTTGTCGTGGTTGCCGGTTACGGGGATGTCGGCAAAGGCTGCGCCAAAGCCATGCGTGATCTGGGAGCGCGGGTGCTGGTCACGGAAATCGACCCGATTTGTGCGTTGCAGGCGGCTATGGAAGGATACGAAGTCACCACCATGGAGGAAGGGGTCAAGGAAGGCAATATCTTCGTCACCACCACCGGGTGCAAGGACATCGTCACCATCGGGCACATGGAAGCGATGAAAGACGATGCCATCGTCTGCAACATCGGCCATTTCGATATTGAGATTCAGGTCGAGCAATTGAACCAGTTTGCAGGCATCAAAAAACTCGAAATCAAACCGCAGGTCGATAAATACACGTTTCCCGACGGACACAGCATCATCCTGCTGGCCGAAGGCCGCCTCGTCAATCTGGGTTGCGCGACCGGGCATCCATCGTTTGTGATGTCCAATTCCTTCACCAATCAGGTGTTGGCCCAAATCGAGTTGTATAACAAAAAGTATGAAGTCGGCGTCTACACCCTTCCCAAATCTTTGGATGAGGAAGTCGCGCGCCTGCATCTCGAAAAACTTGGGGTCAAGTTGACGACGCTGACGAAAGAACAAGCGGACTATTTGAATATTCCGGTAGAGGGCCCCTACAAACCGGACATGTACCGGTACTAG
- a CDS encoding cytochrome P460, which yields MKLIAACLTAVCLYISAPGAYADSGKVEYPEGYRQWVHIKSMLLEPGHPLENPFQGLHHVYGNKNALKGFENGSFPDGSVLVFDLLQYSRGGHAIQEGERKLIGVMKKDSMAFSATGGWGFEAFPKNSKKDRIVKDGGKSCFQCHTSQREHDFVFSRLRK from the coding sequence ATGAAGCTCATTGCGGCATGTTTAACGGCGGTATGTCTCTATATCTCTGCGCCCGGAGCGTACGCAGACAGTGGAAAGGTTGAATATCCGGAAGGTTACCGTCAGTGGGTGCATATCAAGTCCATGCTCCTTGAGCCCGGACATCCTTTGGAAAACCCGTTTCAGGGCTTGCACCATGTTTACGGCAATAAGAACGCGTTGAAAGGGTTTGAAAACGGCAGTTTTCCGGATGGTTCCGTCCTGGTATTCGATCTTTTGCAATACAGCCGGGGCGGCCATGCCATTCAGGAAGGCGAGAGAAAGTTAATCGGCGTGATGAAAAAGGATAGCATGGCATTCAGTGCCACTGGCGGGTGGGGGTTTGAAGCGTTCCCCAAAAACTCCAAAAAAGACCGCATCGTGAAGGATGGAGGAAAAAGCTGTTTTCAGTGCCACACCTCTCAAAGGGAACACGATTTCGTTTTTTCCCGTTTGAGAAAATAA
- a CDS encoding (2Fe-2S) ferredoxin → MSKFIPVARVEEIPPDARKRVEVQGKKISIFNIEGQYYAIFDTCPHKKTAPLIRGTLDGFGIKCPNHGYRFDLKTGDCNIDPALKTQVFPVEVQGEDICVRVE, encoded by the coding sequence ATGAGCAAATTCATTCCCGTCGCCAGAGTCGAGGAAATCCCCCCGGATGCCCGCAAACGGGTGGAGGTGCAAGGTAAGAAGATCAGCATCTTCAATATAGAGGGGCAATACTACGCCATCTTCGACACCTGTCCGCATAAAAAAACGGCGCCCCTGATCCGCGGAACGCTGGACGGCTTCGGCATCAAATGCCCGAACCACGGCTACCGCTTCGACTTGAAGACCGGAGACTGCAATATCGACCCGGCCCTCAAAACCCAGGTCTTCCCTGTTGAAGTGCAGGGAGAGGATATTTGTGTAAGAGTTGAATAG
- a CDS encoding thioredoxin family protein, producing the protein MNKAVFYHAGCPVCVEAEQRFVTALNPSEYQVEEVHLGNEKGRISEAEASGVKSVPALVVGGTPFHINFGASISDLK; encoded by the coding sequence ATGAACAAAGCTGTTTTTTATCATGCCGGATGCCCCGTATGCGTCGAGGCCGAACAACGGTTTGTCACCGCCCTGAATCCATCGGAATATCAGGTGGAGGAAGTTCATTTAGGCAATGAAAAAGGCCGCATCAGCGAAGCCGAAGCATCGGGTGTAAAATCAGTCCCCGCGTTGGTTGTCGGAGGAACTCCCTTCCACATTAACTTTGGAGCTTCCATCAGCGACTTGAAATAA